A region from the Sandaracinus amylolyticus genome encodes:
- the ribB gene encoding 3,4-dihydroxy-2-butanone-4-phosphate synthase — MRRTAIERVHRALEDIRAGRMVILVDDEDRENEGDLVMAAEKVTPEAINFMAKWGRGLICLTITDEHVRQLDLPMMVDDNQSQRSTAFTVSIEARHGVSTGISAADRAHTIKVAIAEDARPSDIVSPGHVFPLKARPGGVLQRTGHTEGSVDLAHLAGFRPAGVICEIMNDDGTMARMPDLVEFAEKHGLRILSIADLIQYRLEHEQMIEKRLDGELALPSGKQWRAHLFVQKHDQREFLALTLGEIDESPTLVRMHTGSVLGDVFDVRSRGRVAIDDVVARIEEEGRGVIVFIPGPIDLESDLAQRLGKQVKPKHMDSGEVLREYGLGAQVLRAIGLRRIRLLTNRPRRIAGVDGYGLEVTEQLVVSEDAALSGEMDAPELKH, encoded by the coding sequence ATGCGTCGCACCGCGATCGAGAGAGTCCACCGTGCCCTCGAGGACATCCGCGCCGGTCGGATGGTGATCCTCGTCGACGACGAGGACCGCGAGAACGAGGGCGACCTCGTCATGGCCGCCGAGAAGGTCACGCCCGAGGCGATCAACTTCATGGCGAAGTGGGGCCGCGGCCTCATCTGCCTGACGATCACCGACGAGCACGTGCGGCAGCTCGATCTGCCGATGATGGTCGACGACAACCAGTCGCAGCGCTCGACCGCGTTCACCGTCTCGATCGAGGCACGCCACGGCGTGTCGACCGGCATCAGCGCCGCGGATCGCGCGCACACGATCAAGGTCGCGATCGCCGAGGACGCGCGTCCCTCCGACATCGTGAGCCCCGGCCACGTCTTCCCGCTCAAGGCGCGCCCGGGCGGCGTGCTGCAGCGCACCGGTCACACCGAGGGCTCGGTGGATCTCGCCCACCTCGCGGGGTTCCGCCCCGCGGGCGTCATCTGCGAGATCATGAACGACGACGGCACGATGGCGCGCATGCCCGATCTCGTCGAATTCGCCGAGAAGCACGGGCTTCGCATCCTGTCGATCGCGGATCTGATCCAGTACCGCCTCGAGCACGAGCAGATGATCGAGAAGCGCCTCGACGGCGAGCTCGCGCTGCCGAGCGGCAAGCAGTGGCGCGCGCACCTCTTCGTGCAGAAGCACGACCAGCGCGAGTTCCTCGCGCTGACGCTCGGCGAGATCGACGAGAGCCCGACGCTCGTGCGCATGCACACGGGCAGCGTGCTCGGCGACGTGTTCGACGTGCGCAGCCGCGGGCGCGTCGCGATCGACGACGTCGTCGCGCGCATCGAAGAGGAAGGGCGCGGCGTGATCGTGTTCATCCCGGGCCCGATCGATCTCGAGTCGGATCTCGCGCAGCGCCTCGGCAAGCAGGTGAAGCCGAAGCACATGGACAGCGGCGAGGTGCTCCGCGAGTACGGCCTCGGCGCGCAGGTGCTGCGCGCGATCGGCCTGCGTCGCATCCGCCTGCTGACGAACCGTCCGCGCCGCATCGCGGGCGTCGACGGCTACGGCCTCGAGGTCACCGAGCAGCTCGTGGTGAGCGAGGACGCCGCGCTCAGCGGCGAGATGGACGCGCCCGAGCTGAAGCACTGA
- a CDS encoding riboflavin synthase: protein MFTGLVEEIGTVRDVQRGALGSTMRIECPWRDLVLGESIAVNGVCLSVTTMPEGGFTCDASAETLEKTTLGAITRGTKVHLERALRAGDRFGGHVVSGHVDGVGKVAAKTPLGDALKVEFEVPEVLARFLAPKGSITVDGVSLTVNGATGTRFDVVLVPITREKTLLDQKDVGAPINLEVDVLAKYVARLLGNPGVDGVPPQNPPGAGGGGVTLDLLGRTGFL from the coding sequence ATGTTCACGGGTCTAGTCGAAGAGATCGGCACGGTGCGGGACGTCCAGCGCGGCGCGCTCGGATCGACGATGCGCATCGAGTGCCCGTGGCGCGACCTCGTGCTCGGCGAGTCGATCGCGGTGAACGGCGTGTGCCTCAGCGTGACGACGATGCCGGAAGGCGGGTTCACCTGCGACGCGTCGGCGGAGACGCTCGAGAAGACGACGCTCGGTGCGATCACGCGCGGCACGAAGGTGCACCTCGAGCGCGCGCTGCGCGCCGGGGATCGCTTCGGCGGCCACGTCGTGAGCGGGCACGTCGACGGCGTCGGCAAGGTCGCCGCGAAGACGCCGCTCGGCGACGCGCTGAAGGTCGAATTCGAGGTGCCCGAGGTGCTCGCGCGCTTCCTCGCGCCGAAGGGCTCGATCACCGTCGACGGCGTGAGCCTCACCGTGAACGGCGCGACCGGCACGCGCTTCGACGTCGTGCTCGTGCCGATCACGCGCGAGAAGACGCTGCTCGATCAGAAGGACGTCGGCGCGCCGATCAACCTCGAGGTCGACGTGCTCGCGAAGTACGTCGCGCGCCTCCTGGGCAACCCGGGCGTCGACGGCGTGCCCCCGCAGAACCCGCCCGGCGCGGGCGGTGGAGGTGTCACCCTGGATCTCCTGGGTCGCACCGGATTCCTTTGA
- the ribD gene encoding bifunctional diaminohydroxyphosphoribosylaminopyrimidine deaminase/5-amino-6-(5-phosphoribosylamino)uracil reductase RibD yields the protein MSAPVASFDERMMDLALAEARKGRTAPNPHVGAVIVQGGEVVGVGHHERAGEAHAEVVAMRAAGDRARRATLYCTLEPCNHHGRTAPCTDAILAAGIARVVVGCVDPAKHGPTSGAARLREAGVEVVLGVREAQAREVIEDFACLVVKKRPLVILKAAVTLDGRIASRTGDSKWITGEDARREAHRLRDRADAVMVGVGTVLADDPRLDVRMVEGRDPIRVVLDTHLRTPESAKLVAHGSSRPTWIVHGPDAPNERRDALRRDGVVLIEAPLEGETVDVAWTLAELGRRDVMRLLAEGGGRVHGALLDRGLADRAEIFVAPVVLGDPDARPLAAMHDPPMQIASAFQLADLEIDRLGRDVRFRGRVTRGPREA from the coding sequence GTGAGCGCACCGGTCGCGTCGTTCGACGAGCGCATGATGGACCTCGCGCTCGCCGAGGCGCGCAAGGGCCGGACCGCTCCGAACCCTCACGTCGGCGCGGTCATCGTGCAGGGCGGCGAGGTCGTCGGCGTCGGGCACCACGAGCGTGCAGGCGAGGCCCACGCCGAGGTCGTCGCGATGCGCGCGGCCGGCGATCGCGCGCGCCGCGCGACGCTCTACTGCACGCTCGAGCCGTGCAACCACCACGGGCGCACCGCGCCGTGCACCGACGCGATCCTCGCCGCGGGCATCGCGCGCGTGGTCGTGGGCTGCGTCGATCCCGCGAAGCACGGCCCCACCTCCGGCGCGGCGCGGCTGCGCGAAGCGGGCGTCGAGGTCGTGCTCGGGGTGCGCGAGGCGCAGGCGCGCGAGGTGATCGAGGACTTCGCGTGCCTCGTCGTGAAGAAGCGCCCGCTGGTGATCCTGAAGGCCGCCGTGACGCTCGACGGACGCATCGCGTCACGCACCGGCGACTCGAAGTGGATCACCGGCGAGGACGCACGCCGCGAGGCACATCGACTGCGCGATCGCGCCGACGCGGTGATGGTCGGCGTGGGCACGGTGCTCGCGGATGATCCGCGCCTCGACGTCCGCATGGTCGAGGGCCGCGACCCCATCCGCGTGGTGCTCGACACGCACCTGCGCACGCCCGAGAGCGCGAAGCTCGTGGCGCACGGCTCGTCGCGCCCGACGTGGATCGTGCATGGCCCGGACGCACCGAACGAGCGACGCGACGCGCTCCGCCGCGATGGTGTCGTGCTGATCGAAGCGCCGCTCGAGGGCGAGACCGTCGACGTCGCGTGGACGCTCGCCGAGCTCGGCCGTCGCGACGTGATGCGCCTGCTCGCCGAGGGCGGAGGGCGCGTGCACGGGGCGCTGCTGGATCGTGGCCTCGCCGATCGGGCGGAGATCTTCGTCGCGCCCGTGGTCCTCGGGGATCCCGATGCTCGGCCCTTGGCAGCGATGCACGATCCCCCCATGCAGATCGCGAGCGCGTTCCAGCTCGCGGATCTCGAGATCGATCGGCTCGGACGCGACGTTCGCTTCCGCGGTCGTGTCACCAGAGGCCCTCGGGAGGCGTGA
- the nrdR gene encoding transcriptional regulator NrdR: protein MKCPFCGTLDNKVIDSRLSQGGEVTRRRRECEGCARRYTTYERVEQVLPLVVKKDGRREPFDRMKILGGVRRACEKRPVSQESLERLVDRLERELVETGEKEVPSSMIGEKAMDALRELDPVAYVRFASVYRSFADLHEFMAEIAQLLPDGTPKRESSSS, encoded by the coding sequence ATGAAGTGCCCCTTCTGCGGCACCCTGGACAACAAGGTGATCGACTCCCGCCTCTCGCAGGGCGGTGAGGTCACGCGCCGGCGTCGTGAGTGCGAGGGCTGCGCGCGCCGCTACACGACCTACGAGCGCGTCGAGCAGGTGCTTCCGCTCGTCGTGAAGAAGGACGGCCGGCGCGAGCCCTTCGATCGCATGAAGATCCTCGGCGGCGTGCGCCGCGCGTGCGAGAAGCGCCCGGTCTCGCAGGAGTCGCTCGAGCGGCTCGTGGATCGCCTCGAGCGCGAGCTCGTCGAGACCGGCGAGAAGGAAGTGCCCTCGTCGATGATCGGCGAGAAGGCGATGGACGCGCTGCGCGAGCTCGATCCCGTCGCGTACGTGCGCTTCGCGAGCGTCTATCGCTCGTTCGCCGACCTCCACGAGTTCATGGCGGAGATCGCGCAGCTCCTGCCCGACGGCACGCCGAAGCGCGAGAGCTCGTCGTCGTGA
- a CDS encoding CBS domain-containing protein, whose product MQKVRDIMTRSPACCSASTSLEEVARMMIVHDCGEIPVLDDVGTPIGVVTDRDIACRTVAQGKNPLEMTAGQVMSSPCVTVNVDDSIHECCEVLESNMIRRVPVVDSKGRCCGIVSQADVARAGDEHETAELLREISRPLQATSTFI is encoded by the coding sequence ATGCAGAAGGTCCGAGACATCATGACCCGCTCGCCCGCGTGCTGCAGCGCCTCGACGTCGCTCGAGGAGGTCGCGCGCATGATGATCGTGCACGACTGCGGCGAGATCCCGGTGCTCGACGACGTGGGCACGCCCATCGGCGTCGTGACCGATCGCGACATCGCTTGTCGCACCGTCGCGCAGGGCAAGAACCCGCTCGAGATGACCGCCGGACAGGTCATGTCGAGCCCGTGCGTGACGGTGAACGTCGACGACAGCATCCACGAGTGCTGCGAGGTTCTCGAGTCGAACATGATCCGGCGCGTGCCGGTCGTGGACTCGAAGGGACGCTGCTGCGGCATCGTGTCCCAGGCCGACGTGGCGCGCGCGGGCGACGAGCACGAGACCGCCGAGCTGCTGCGCGAGATCTCCCGGCCGCTGCAGGCGACGTCGACGTTCATCTGA
- a CDS encoding RNA 2'-phosphotransferase: protein MPSIELSKRLAWALRHRPGAVGITLDGAGWTDVDALLDALGITREELDAVLAMPGKKRFELEGSRIRALHGHSVAVDVDHPAIAPPEILFHGTIRARLASIRAKGLVPGARRHVHLAETREDAIEVGARRGPPIVIEVRAAAMHARGVRFSRAPGSRVWLVDYVPAEHLGIPE, encoded by the coding sequence ATGCCCTCGATCGAGCTGAGCAAGCGCCTCGCGTGGGCGCTCCGCCATCGCCCCGGCGCGGTGGGGATCACGCTCGACGGCGCCGGATGGACCGACGTCGACGCGTTGCTCGATGCGCTCGGGATCACGCGTGAGGAGCTCGACGCGGTGCTCGCGATGCCGGGCAAGAAGCGCTTCGAGCTCGAGGGCTCGCGCATCCGCGCGCTGCACGGGCACTCGGTCGCGGTGGACGTCGACCATCCCGCGATCGCCCCGCCGGAGATCCTGTTCCACGGCACGATCCGCGCGCGGCTCGCGTCGATCCGCGCGAAGGGGCTCGTGCCGGGCGCGCGCCGTCACGTCCACCTCGCCGAGACGCGTGAGGACGCGATCGAGGTGGGCGCGCGGCGCGGACCGCCGATCGTGATCGAGGTCCGCGCCGCGGCGATGCATGCGCGCGGCGTGCGCTTCTCGCGCGCGCCGGGCTCACGCGTGTGGCTCGTCGACTACGTGCCCGCCGAGCACCTCGGGATCCCCGAGTAG
- a CDS encoding LysR family transcriptional regulator → MDLDLLRAFVAFAEHGTFAGASSALHVSQATLHGQIARLSEQLGVPLYRRVGHGVELTEDGVRVLAFARETDARIRGFRDELRAGASSQPVVLAAGEGAFLYLLGPAVRAFHGKALAPLRLLTRSGPTALEAVRRGEAQLAVTALASVPDDLEAQALAHVGAKVLIPRRHPLARKRALRLRDLAGERLIVPPIGAPHRDAIARAMEAEGLVWSPAVEAQGWELMAHFARMGLGLAIVNAFCRVPNGLHARPLRALPPVTYRVLWRRGAALSHAAEALRAMITTKRAGS, encoded by the coding sequence ATGGATCTCGACCTCCTCCGCGCGTTCGTCGCGTTCGCCGAGCACGGCACCTTCGCGGGCGCGTCGAGCGCGCTGCACGTCTCGCAGGCGACGCTGCACGGGCAGATCGCGCGCCTCTCCGAGCAGCTGGGCGTGCCGCTCTACCGGCGTGTGGGGCACGGCGTGGAGCTCACCGAGGACGGCGTGCGCGTGCTCGCGTTCGCCCGCGAGACCGACGCGCGGATCCGCGGATTCCGCGACGAATTGCGTGCCGGCGCGAGCTCTCAGCCGGTGGTCCTCGCGGCGGGGGAAGGCGCGTTCCTGTACTTGCTGGGGCCCGCCGTGCGCGCGTTCCACGGGAAGGCGCTCGCACCGCTGCGCCTGCTGACGCGCTCCGGGCCGACCGCGCTCGAGGCGGTGCGACGCGGCGAGGCACAGCTCGCGGTCACAGCGCTCGCGAGCGTTCCCGACGACCTCGAGGCGCAGGCGCTCGCGCACGTCGGCGCGAAGGTGCTCATCCCGAGGCGCCACCCGCTCGCGCGCAAGCGCGCGCTGCGCCTGCGTGACCTCGCGGGCGAGCGCTTGATCGTCCCTCCGATCGGCGCGCCGCACCGGGATGCGATCGCGCGCGCGATGGAGGCGGAAGGGCTCGTGTGGTCGCCCGCGGTCGAGGCGCAGGGCTGGGAGCTGATGGCGCACTTCGCGCGCATGGGCCTGGGCCTCGCGATCGTGAACGCGTTCTGTCGCGTACCGAACGGGCTCCACGCGCGGCCTCTGCGCGCGCTGCCGCCGGTCACCTATCGCGTGCTCTGGCGACGAGGCGCGGCGTTGTCGCACGCAGCCGAGGCGCTGCGCGCGATGATCACGACGAAGCGCGCGGGATCATGA
- a CDS encoding class I SAM-dependent RNA methyltransferase, with protein MKSIEGRVRGLAKDGDAVVETERGLVFAPGGLPGERVRVEDVRKEGKLLRARRLVVLEPSASRVEPACAHVARCGGCPWMHGSAEAQAEAKRATVERALAKVPRASSAVSLAITQPTAMFAYRGRARLAWKGGALGLRARRDERIVDVERCLVLRPELDAALALVRARLRAHLSGSGEMQLAIGAGGRAVIVIETDAVLPRAAFAELEAMVAEGTVAGASVRAGGASVATRIGDPREVGRDVEGRVIHGAIGGFSQAHDEINAALGARVIAWAEPQGARVLELYCGHGNLTLALAARAASVRAVELSSGATEALRENLAVHDLRAEVITADALAGVPTGKKERVDVVVLDPPRTGAKEVIDPIAALRAARVVYVSCDPATLGRDLERLATHGYVLARVEAFDMFPQTAHVETVALMIPRASS; from the coding sequence GTGAAGTCGATCGAAGGGCGCGTCCGAGGGCTCGCGAAGGACGGCGACGCCGTGGTCGAGACCGAGCGCGGGCTGGTGTTCGCGCCCGGCGGACTGCCCGGCGAGCGCGTGCGCGTCGAGGACGTGCGCAAGGAAGGCAAGCTGCTGCGCGCGCGTCGCCTGGTGGTGCTCGAGCCGTCGGCGTCGCGCGTCGAGCCCGCGTGCGCGCACGTCGCGCGCTGCGGCGGGTGCCCGTGGATGCACGGCTCGGCGGAAGCACAGGCCGAGGCGAAGCGCGCGACGGTCGAGCGCGCGCTCGCCAAGGTGCCGCGCGCGTCGAGCGCGGTGTCGCTCGCGATCACGCAGCCCACCGCGATGTTCGCGTATCGCGGCCGCGCGCGGCTCGCGTGGAAGGGTGGGGCGCTCGGCCTGCGCGCTCGGCGCGACGAGCGCATCGTCGACGTCGAGCGCTGCCTCGTGCTGCGCCCCGAGCTCGACGCGGCGCTCGCGCTCGTGCGCGCTCGGCTGCGCGCGCACCTGTCGGGATCGGGCGAGATGCAGCTCGCGATCGGCGCGGGCGGACGCGCGGTGATCGTGATCGAGACCGACGCGGTGCTCCCGCGCGCGGCGTTCGCGGAGCTCGAGGCGATGGTCGCGGAGGGGACCGTCGCCGGCGCGAGCGTGCGCGCGGGCGGTGCGAGCGTCGCGACGCGAATCGGCGATCCCCGCGAGGTCGGGCGCGACGTCGAAGGTCGCGTCATCCACGGCGCGATCGGCGGGTTCAGCCAGGCCCACGACGAGATCAACGCGGCGCTCGGCGCGCGCGTGATCGCGTGGGCCGAGCCCCAGGGCGCGCGCGTGCTCGAGCTCTACTGCGGGCACGGCAACCTCACGCTCGCGCTCGCTGCGCGCGCTGCATCCGTGCGCGCCGTCGAGCTCTCCTCGGGCGCGACCGAGGCGTTGCGCGAGAACCTCGCGGTGCATGATCTCCGCGCCGAGGTGATCACCGCCGACGCGCTCGCAGGCGTCCCGACCGGCAAGAAGGAGCGCGTCGACGTCGTCGTGCTCGATCCTCCGCGCACCGGCGCGAAGGAGGTGATCGATCCGATCGCCGCGCTGCGCGCTGCGCGCGTCGTCTACGTCTCGTGCGATCCCGCGACGCTCGGCCGCGATCTCGAGCGCCTCGCGACCCACGGCTACGTGCTCGCGCGCGTCGAGGCGTTCGACATGTTCCCGCAGACCGCGCACGTCGAGACGGTCGCGCTCATGATCCCGCGCGCTTCGTCGTGA
- the mnmA gene encoding tRNA 2-thiouridine(34) synthase MnmA, translating into MSGPERVLVAMSGGVDSSVAAALLREQGHTLVGVTLHLWDATGESKVGRCCAPEDRDDARRTCEALDIPHYVIDEREAFRTEVVDPFLDAYRGGTTPSPCVACNQYVKLGRLAQLADQLGCTKIATGHYARVELDPTGPVLLRGADASKDQSYFLYGVPSSILARLVLPLGGMTKDRTRDEGRRLGVPNWAKKDSQELCFVPDGDIGGFVEREAGAGTAGRIVDETGAVLAAHDGVQRFTIGQRKGLGLAGPAPDGKPRYVLRIVRETGDVIVGGEDGLRADALTARHVTWIGDAPREAFEAEVQIRHRHAASPARVEPTADGFVARFASPQRAVAPGQAAVVYVGPRVVGGGTIA; encoded by the coding sequence GTGAGCGGTCCCGAGCGCGTGTTGGTCGCGATGAGCGGCGGTGTGGACTCGTCGGTGGCAGCGGCGCTGCTGCGCGAGCAGGGGCACACGCTCGTCGGCGTCACGCTGCACCTCTGGGACGCGACCGGCGAGAGCAAGGTCGGTCGGTGCTGCGCGCCCGAGGATCGCGACGACGCGCGACGCACCTGCGAGGCGCTCGACATCCCGCACTACGTGATCGACGAGCGCGAGGCGTTCCGGACCGAGGTCGTCGATCCCTTCCTCGACGCGTATCGCGGCGGCACCACGCCGAGCCCGTGTGTCGCGTGCAACCAGTACGTGAAGCTCGGCCGGCTCGCGCAGCTCGCGGATCAGCTCGGATGCACGAAGATCGCGACCGGGCACTACGCGCGCGTCGAGCTCGATCCCACGGGCCCGGTGCTCCTGCGCGGCGCGGATGCGAGCAAGGATCAGAGCTACTTCCTCTACGGCGTACCGAGCTCGATCCTCGCGCGCCTCGTGCTCCCGCTCGGCGGGATGACGAAGGATCGAACGCGCGACGAGGGCCGTCGCCTGGGCGTGCCGAACTGGGCGAAGAAGGACTCGCAGGAGCTCTGCTTCGTGCCCGACGGTGACATCGGCGGGTTCGTCGAGCGCGAGGCGGGCGCCGGCACGGCGGGCCGGATCGTCGACGAGACCGGCGCCGTGCTCGCCGCGCACGACGGCGTGCAGCGCTTCACGATCGGACAGCGCAAGGGCCTCGGGCTCGCAGGGCCCGCGCCCGATGGCAAGCCGCGCTACGTGCTTCGGATCGTGCGCGAGACCGGCGACGTGATCGTCGGCGGCGAGGACGGTCTGCGCGCGGACGCGCTCACCGCGCGTCACGTCACGTGGATCGGCGACGCGCCGCGCGAGGCGTTCGAGGCCGAGGTGCAGATCCGTCACCGCCACGCGGCGTCCCCCGCGCGCGTCGAGCCGACCGCGGACGGGTTCGTGGCGCGCTTCGCCTCGCCCCAGCGCGCGGTCGCGCCCGGTCAGGCGGCCGTGGTGTACGTTGGACCGCGCGTGGTCGGTGGTGGCACGATCGCCTGA
- a CDS encoding cysteine desulfurase family protein: MRIYLDHHAATPLCEGARGAMDEARERGWANPASVHAAGRASRALLEKARDRIGASIAATPAEIVLTSGGTEACNLAVRGLARPGSHVITTTIEHPAIAMSVESIPGSRVTRLAVARGRAPTADEVSRAITGDTSLVAVQWVNHETGTVLPVAEIAASCRAHGVACVIDATQALGKIAIDVRAIGATAMAFASHKIGGPAGAGALWIARDAPELASLIVGGAQERGRRAGSPDVISLSGFGGACASIDERLAAMPTIAARRDRIERALEELGASINAREGERVATCVSASVPGWRGTALVAALDLEGLEVASGAACSSGLDRPSPVLAAMHEDEPWRASSALRISLGPETNDAMIDHAIATLRRVLPRA; encoded by the coding sequence GTGCGCATCTACCTCGATCACCACGCCGCGACGCCGCTCTGCGAAGGCGCGCGCGGCGCGATGGACGAAGCGCGCGAGCGAGGGTGGGCGAACCCGGCGAGCGTGCACGCCGCGGGTCGCGCGTCGCGCGCGCTGCTCGAGAAGGCGCGCGATCGCATCGGCGCTTCGATCGCGGCGACGCCGGCGGAGATCGTGCTCACGTCGGGCGGCACCGAGGCGTGCAACCTCGCGGTCCGTGGGCTCGCGCGCCCGGGCTCGCACGTGATCACCACGACGATCGAGCACCCCGCGATCGCGATGAGCGTCGAGTCGATCCCGGGATCGCGCGTGACGCGGCTCGCGGTCGCGCGCGGGCGTGCGCCGACCGCGGACGAGGTCTCGCGCGCGATCACCGGCGACACCTCGCTCGTCGCGGTGCAGTGGGTCAACCACGAGACCGGCACCGTGCTGCCCGTCGCCGAGATCGCTGCGTCGTGCCGCGCGCACGGAGTCGCCTGCGTGATCGATGCGACGCAGGCGCTCGGGAAGATCGCGATCGACGTGCGCGCGATCGGCGCGACCGCGATGGCGTTCGCGTCGCACAAGATCGGCGGTCCGGCAGGCGCGGGGGCGCTCTGGATCGCGCGCGACGCGCCGGAGCTCGCGTCGCTGATCGTCGGTGGTGCACAGGAGCGCGGGCGGCGCGCGGGCTCGCCCGACGTGATCTCGCTGTCGGGCTTCGGCGGTGCGTGCGCCTCGATCGACGAGCGGCTCGCGGCGATGCCGACGATCGCCGCGCGTCGGGATCGGATCGAGCGCGCGCTCGAGGAGCTCGGCGCGTCGATCAATGCGCGCGAGGGCGAGCGGGTCGCGACGTGTGTGAGCGCGAGCGTTCCCGGGTGGCGCGGCACCGCGCTCGTCGCGGCGCTCGATCTCGAAGGGCTCGAGGTCGCGAGCGGCGCGGCGTGCTCGTCGGGGCTCGATCGGCCCTCGCCCGTGCTCGCCGCGATGCACGAGGACGAGCCCTGGCGTGCGAGCAGCGCGCTGCGGATCTCGCTCGGGCCCGAGACGAACGACGCGATGATCGATCACGCGATCGCCACGCTGCGTCGCGTGCTGCCGCGCGCCTGA
- a CDS encoding hybrid sensor histidine kinase/response regulator encodes MARILHIEDDPKSRLLVRKILVAAGHEVVDAGTGLEGIRLAGEVSPELVLVDINVPDLDGYEVTLRLRGIPRLAGVPIVAITAEGDRAMSLAVGCDGFLEKPIDARRFPKQIEKYLRGHRERAEDNTGEIHLRQQSHRMVERLEKKIVELSQANTRLEEMMRLRREFLRNLSHELATPMTPVVGYLKLLLGEELGPLTPVQRKALTSVDAATSRLRSLIDTLLDVSSLETGRLHFYARDYDFAQVAARAIDESKPRFDDRRLTLRDGRSKEALLGTGDPDKLRRAMAHLLDNAVKFTPPGGEVAIAVQRVAGATPEDASYEFVVADNGPGVPPDRIAKILEPFYQVDGSVTRQHGGVGLGLAFARRVAEAMGGDVAVHSPPSPALAARGLTGTEVVLRVKVRPRIPASTHPIE; translated from the coding sequence GTGGCCCGAATCCTCCACATCGAGGACGACCCCAAGAGCCGCTTGCTGGTCCGCAAGATCCTCGTCGCCGCGGGGCACGAGGTCGTCGACGCAGGCACCGGGCTGGAGGGCATCCGCCTGGCGGGCGAGGTCAGCCCCGAGCTCGTGCTCGTCGACATCAACGTGCCCGATCTCGACGGCTACGAGGTGACGCTGCGCTTGCGCGGGATCCCGCGCCTCGCGGGCGTTCCGATCGTCGCGATCACCGCAGAGGGCGATCGCGCGATGAGCCTCGCGGTCGGCTGCGACGGCTTCCTCGAGAAGCCGATCGATGCGCGGCGCTTCCCGAAGCAGATCGAGAAGTACTTACGTGGGCACCGCGAGCGCGCCGAGGACAACACCGGCGAGATCCACCTGCGCCAGCAGTCGCATCGCATGGTCGAGCGGCTCGAGAAGAAGATCGTCGAGCTCTCGCAGGCGAACACGCGCCTCGAGGAGATGATGCGGCTGCGCCGCGAGTTCCTGCGGAACCTGTCGCACGAGCTCGCGACTCCGATGACGCCGGTGGTCGGCTACCTGAAGCTGCTGCTCGGCGAAGAGCTCGGTCCGCTCACGCCGGTGCAGCGCAAGGCGCTCACCAGCGTCGACGCCGCGACGTCGCGCCTGCGCTCGCTGATCGACACGCTGCTCGACGTCAGCTCGCTCGAGACCGGGCGCCTCCACTTCTACGCGCGCGACTACGACTTCGCGCAGGTCGCCGCCCGCGCGATCGACGAGAGCAAGCCGCGCTTCGACGATCGGCGCCTGACGCTGCGCGACGGCCGGAGCAAGGAGGCGCTGCTCGGGACGGGCGATCCCGACAAGCTGCGACGCGCGATGGCGCACCTGCTCGACAACGCGGTGAAGTTCACGCCGCCGGGCGGCGAGGTCGCGATCGCGGTGCAGCGCGTCGCGGGCGCGACGCCCGAGGATGCGTCGTACGAATTCGTCGTCGCGGACAACGGTCCGGGCGTGCCGCCCGATCGCATCGCGAAGATCCTCGAGCCGTTCTATCAGGTCGACGGATCGGTCACGCGACAGCACGGCGGCGTCGGGCTCGGCCTCGCGTTCGCGCGTCGCGTGGCGGAGGCGATGGGCGGCGACGTGGCGGTGCACAGCCCGCCGAGCCCGGCGCTCGCGGCGCGCGGGCTCACGGGCACCGAGGTCGTGCTGCGCGTGAAGGTCCGCCCGCGGATCCCGGCGAGCACGCATCCGATCGAGTAG